The following proteins are encoded in a genomic region of Gimesia algae:
- a CDS encoding tetratricopeptide repeat protein yields MKCQNDSLDTTAAIDIEINEATDLPQGRSLIILLAIILACLTGWWVSMVRGAGSLSLPYLRVDIAIVCFVCMLPLAILSSDWLFRVFSHHSPPLFKLVQIIFYTGAAGILIIALTNNHPNGTLSSYDAWESMILRPVLAFWLMLTLCLIEGQISGRGKCSDPTFKPGVLLWGLALITAVLVPSIYIQSRVDEIVTTVDESLGSGRLGDARHLTREVCVLAPWQKIGGLPAGDLARDLDRSCFEIERNLEYMQLESNESEEATYQRARLLTILGKRSAALRLLAPWKDQKTVSPLTCQLLGNIYQHQELWGESERWYRKSLNAWKRLTHSEQQQAGIVSAWKGIAFAERKRGNYEEAESAYLSALSLAPTADQHYLLAQFYEDTQQTSKAREHATQAMSLNADRYGKSGQKLITSLQQQHFGCLNVWQGSSR; encoded by the coding sequence ATGAAATGTCAGAATGATTCTCTCGATACGACAGCAGCTATAGACATTGAAATTAACGAGGCAACGGATTTACCGCAGGGTCGCAGCCTGATAATCCTGCTGGCGATTATTCTAGCTTGTCTGACTGGCTGGTGGGTATCAATGGTCCGTGGCGCGGGAAGTCTGAGTCTGCCTTATCTGCGTGTCGATATTGCGATTGTCTGTTTCGTCTGCATGTTGCCACTAGCCATTCTGAGTTCTGACTGGCTGTTCCGTGTCTTCAGTCATCACAGTCCACCACTGTTTAAACTGGTTCAGATTATTTTTTATACTGGTGCGGCAGGGATTCTGATCATTGCTTTGACCAACAATCATCCGAATGGCACGCTGAGCAGTTACGATGCCTGGGAGTCCATGATCCTGCGACCCGTTCTGGCTTTCTGGCTGATGCTGACGCTGTGCCTGATCGAAGGGCAAATCTCGGGGAGAGGGAAATGCTCTGATCCAACCTTTAAACCGGGGGTTCTGCTCTGGGGGCTGGCTTTGATTACAGCGGTTCTGGTTCCATCGATCTATATACAATCGCGGGTGGATGAGATCGTAACAACCGTTGACGAATCTCTGGGCAGTGGTCGTCTGGGGGATGCCCGGCATTTGACCCGCGAAGTCTGTGTGCTGGCACCCTGGCAGAAAATTGGTGGCCTGCCCGCAGGGGATCTGGCCCGCGATCTGGATCGCAGCTGTTTTGAAATTGAACGCAACCTCGAGTACATGCAGCTTGAATCTAACGAGAGCGAAGAAGCCACCTATCAACGTGCCCGGTTACTGACCATTCTGGGGAAACGTTCCGCAGCGCTCCGCCTGCTGGCTCCCTGGAAAGATCAAAAGACTGTCAGCCCTCTCACCTGTCAGTTGCTGGGGAATATCTACCAGCATCAGGAGCTGTGGGGAGAGAGTGAGCGGTGGTACCGAAAGTCCCTGAATGCCTGGAAACGATTGACGCATTCAGAACAGCAACAGGCGGGGATCGTCTCTGCCTGGAAAGGGATTGCATTTGCTGAAAGGAAACGAGGGAACTATGAAGAAGCAGAAAGTGCGTATTTATCGGCGTTGTCACTGGCACCCACGGCTGACCAGCATTATTTGCTCGCGCAGTTTTATGAAGATACTCAACAGACAAGCAAGGCACGGGAACACGCCACACAGGCGATGTCATTGAATGCAGATCGCTATGGGAAATCCGGACAGAAACTGATCACCTCACTGCAACAGCAGCACTTTGGTTGCCTGAATGTCTGGCAGGGAAGCAGTCGCTGA
- a CDS encoding HAD-IIB family hydrolase — protein sequence MPTETQQTPENDPPLIVMSDLDGTLLDHDTYSFAPALPVITRLRTAGIPLILNTSKTAAELIALRGALNNTDPYVVENGSAIYLPASSFIHTIGSTAQISGIDVHVLGARRTEILSIIQKKRREENFLFTGFSDMEVSEVITYTGLSESEAEQAMTREFSEPLIWQDSAHQLRKFEALIANHGLRLLRGGRFVHVIGACDKGKCLQWFRECFTRSGKTIPQFVALGDSQNDVAMLNAADIAVIVRSSHHEPPDLEKQSSVIITEKAGPQGWAEALTQILDETLT from the coding sequence ATGCCGACTGAAACACAACAGACTCCAGAAAATGATCCACCTTTAATCGTCATGAGTGATCTGGATGGTACATTGCTGGATCATGATACGTATTCCTTTGCGCCTGCTTTGCCTGTCATCACACGATTACGAACTGCGGGAATTCCATTGATTCTGAATACCAGTAAAACGGCAGCCGAACTGATCGCATTGCGTGGCGCACTGAACAACACCGATCCCTACGTCGTCGAAAATGGTTCTGCCATCTATTTACCAGCTTCATCATTTATCCACACAATCGGCTCAACTGCACAAATTTCAGGAATTGACGTGCATGTTTTAGGGGCACGTAGAACTGAAATCCTTTCGATCATTCAAAAAAAACGCCGTGAAGAAAATTTCCTGTTTACCGGATTTTCAGACATGGAAGTCTCTGAAGTCATTACATATACGGGATTATCAGAATCCGAAGCTGAGCAGGCGATGACCCGGGAATTTTCAGAGCCGTTAATTTGGCAGGACTCGGCACATCAATTGCGTAAGTTTGAAGCACTGATTGCCAATCATGGTCTACGGCTGCTGCGAGGTGGCCGGTTTGTGCATGTGATTGGCGCGTGTGACAAAGGAAAATGTCTGCAATGGTTCAGGGAGTGTTTTACCCGTTCTGGCAAAACCATTCCCCAATTCGTGGCGCTCGGTGACAGCCAGAATGATGTCGCCATGCTGAATGCAGCAGACATCGCGGTCATTGTGCGCTCTTCCCATCACGAACCTCCCGATCTTGAGAAGCAATCTTCAGTCATCATTACTGAAAAAGCCGGCCCACAGGGTTGGGCTGAGGCGTTAACCCAAATACTGGATGAAACCTTGACCTGA
- a CDS encoding glycosyltransferase family protein, with the protein MGDFYQNGIITTLHNLSSRSIDEMEAELLQFSKIRPMSLVLPCLYSELEGPALDKIVTELAKVRYLNEIVIGLDRASEEQYKHAIQFFSRLPQKHRILWNDGPRLQEVNSVLQNQGLAPKELGKGCNVWYCLGYILAQGTSASVALHDCDILTYDRNLLARLIYPVANPSFNYQFCKGYYARVADSKMNGRVTRLLVTPLLRALKKILGSLDYLEYLDSYRYPLAGEFSFRVDVINDIRIPSDWGLEIGVLSEVNRNYSTNRLCQVDIADRYDHKHQNLSVDDAQAGLSKMSIDISKGIFRKLATNGVVFSTETFRSIKATYYRIALDFIETYRNDAIINGLALDIHNEEKAVELFAENVLKAGLHFLDNPMETPFIPSWNRVQSAVPDIFASLCSAVDDDYQEFA; encoded by the coding sequence ATGGGAGACTTTTACCAAAACGGTATCATTACGACCTTGCATAATCTCTCGTCACGCTCAATTGACGAGATGGAAGCAGAACTGCTTCAGTTTTCTAAAATACGCCCGATGAGTCTGGTGCTGCCCTGTCTGTATAGCGAACTGGAAGGGCCTGCACTCGATAAAATTGTCACAGAACTGGCGAAAGTCCGATATCTGAACGAAATCGTCATTGGCCTGGATCGGGCGAGTGAAGAACAATACAAACACGCCATTCAGTTTTTCAGTCGACTGCCCCAGAAACATCGAATTCTCTGGAATGATGGTCCTCGACTGCAGGAAGTCAATTCTGTCCTGCAAAACCAGGGACTGGCTCCCAAAGAACTGGGAAAAGGCTGTAATGTATGGTATTGCCTGGGTTATATTCTGGCTCAGGGAACGTCCGCCTCCGTCGCTTTGCACGATTGTGATATTCTCACCTATGACCGCAATCTACTGGCACGATTGATTTATCCTGTTGCGAATCCCAGTTTCAACTATCAGTTCTGCAAAGGCTATTATGCTCGGGTAGCTGACAGCAAAATGAATGGTCGGGTGACCCGTTTGCTGGTGACACCGCTGTTAAGAGCTTTGAAGAAAATTCTCGGCTCACTGGATTATCTTGAATACCTCGACAGCTACCGCTATCCACTGGCCGGCGAGTTTTCGTTTCGCGTTGATGTTATCAACGATATCCGGATTCCCAGCGACTGGGGACTGGAAATCGGCGTGCTCTCGGAAGTGAATCGGAATTATTCGACCAACCGTTTATGCCAGGTCGACATTGCTGATCGCTATGATCACAAGCATCAAAATCTGTCCGTGGACGATGCCCAGGCGGGTCTGTCAAAAATGTCGATTGATATTTCGAAAGGCATCTTCCGCAAGCTGGCCACAAATGGCGTCGTTTTTTCCACGGAAACGTTTCGTTCTATTAAAGCCACTTACTATCGGATTGCACTCGACTTCATTGAAACATATCGCAACGATGCCATTATTAACGGATTGGCCTTGGATATTCATAATGAAGAAAAGGCCGTTGAGCTGTTCGCAGAAAATGTGTTAAAAGCGGGTCTGCATTTTCTGGATAATCCGATGGAAACACCGTTTATCCCCAGCTGGAATCGTGTGCAAAGCGCGGTCCCCGATATCTTTGCGAGCTTGTGCTCTGCAGTTGACGATGACTACCAGGAGTTTGCCTGA
- a CDS encoding LamG-like jellyroll fold domain-containing protein translates to MHQLIQSAVLLFLSLGSVFSLSAADSGSFALQEPWQSQYTQANATGSHVLGLWTFDGSNPGTDLSGNGHTATFNGTEIESKGKFGAALRSFPGFPVEDKRHSASVKNSSKLSPRGAFTLEMWIKPEADMEKAKTAYLFDKKYVSHTDYQLMFNPAGRTGTRTLRAVLGFGDFSETWYSDPLQLDPGDWYHIVFMYNGAGRGRFLVNGLPHGEKTVSSVGAITPGTKPLTIGDRNGSNYGGFPGLIDQVRISSGELEFRPVRFDRLTQRACYIRMEQNPSLTFQVTNLQPELLEEATVTWLLNGDVQGTSTLKNLESGKPQQVLFPLNTTLRPDQYELTAKLKTAGPAGTTAEAGFPIQIVSRKLPDQFPVIMWGAGIGEIDRLKKIGFTHAVGTRVNYAKVLEAGKPTLADSEENVAKMRAGLDRGLANGISFYASLSPGSYLRNRETLQRVNRDGTTHSSREDICPLIPEIKEFTYNVGASLAETYQDYPALDSALLHTEVRGHSRPCFHQHDRAAFKKFAGIDIPAEAGPPRGVDYKKLKAFPADRVVPDDDPLYVYYKWHWKTGDGWNDLNNDLERGLNSTAKKFWTWYDPAMRVASVFGSGGNVDVLSHWTYSYPDPIRINVVGDELFAMARGSQKHQDVMNMTQIIWYRSQTAPIAKKPGDAPENLAHWEVEQPDAAFITISPMHLREAFWAKMSRPIKGIMYHGWQSLVPTDGAGGYRYTNPQTQHELTRLIHEVVQPLGPALKTMPAAKNDIAFYESFASQVFARRGTYGWNGYWLGDAHQMLQWAGLQTDVVFDETINQTGLDQYKVLVMMDCDVLTESILQAIKDFQKRGGIVIADERVSPAVKPDIRISSYTRTGKADLDKQELQKKAVELRQALAGKYTRDVDSSNPNVVPYCRSASHADYIFVVNDNREFGNYVGHHGRVMENGLPVEATLSVNRKAGYFYDLVQHQQVKTKSSNQQQTANVKLGPGAGGIYLRTDQPIDQVAVQVPAKLKRGETATVSIKVLDEQGAPVSAVIPVEVSIEDAEGRMAEMSGYRALQDGEQSFQVQIAPNDKAGIWTVKVKELASGKSTTAFFRVADDNSAVKPHGQNIKGFNPEQPAG, encoded by the coding sequence ATGCACCAATTAATTCAATCTGCCGTTCTATTATTTTTATCACTCGGCTCTGTTTTCAGTCTGTCTGCTGCTGATTCCGGTTCATTCGCGTTACAGGAACCCTGGCAGTCGCAATACACGCAAGCGAATGCCACTGGTTCCCATGTTCTGGGTTTATGGACTTTTGATGGTTCGAATCCGGGGACCGATCTTTCAGGAAATGGTCATACAGCCACATTTAACGGGACCGAAATTGAATCTAAGGGAAAATTTGGCGCTGCGCTGCGATCCTTTCCTGGATTTCCCGTGGAAGACAAACGCCACTCTGCCTCAGTCAAGAATTCTTCTAAACTTTCACCGCGTGGTGCGTTTACCCTGGAGATGTGGATCAAACCTGAGGCGGACATGGAAAAAGCAAAGACCGCCTATCTATTCGATAAGAAGTATGTCAGTCACACCGATTATCAACTGATGTTCAATCCGGCAGGACGAACCGGAACTCGAACTTTGAGAGCTGTTCTCGGCTTTGGTGACTTTTCTGAAACCTGGTATTCCGATCCGCTTCAGCTGGATCCAGGTGACTGGTATCACATTGTTTTTATGTACAACGGTGCCGGTCGAGGGCGTTTTCTGGTCAATGGACTGCCCCATGGTGAAAAAACGGTTTCCAGTGTGGGCGCAATCACTCCAGGAACGAAACCGCTGACGATCGGGGATCGCAACGGGAGTAATTATGGTGGCTTTCCAGGGTTGATTGATCAGGTCCGTATTAGCAGCGGAGAACTGGAATTTCGCCCTGTCCGCTTTGATCGACTTACACAGCGGGCCTGTTATATCCGCATGGAGCAGAACCCGTCGCTTACTTTTCAGGTAACAAATCTGCAGCCGGAACTGCTTGAGGAAGCGACCGTCACCTGGTTACTGAATGGTGATGTTCAGGGAACATCCACGTTGAAAAATCTGGAGTCAGGGAAACCACAACAGGTTCTGTTTCCATTGAATACGACTTTACGTCCGGATCAATATGAGTTGACGGCGAAATTGAAAACAGCGGGACCTGCCGGGACAACAGCGGAGGCTGGATTTCCCATTCAAATTGTGAGTCGGAAATTACCAGACCAGTTTCCCGTGATCATGTGGGGGGCCGGGATCGGTGAAATTGATCGCTTAAAAAAAATTGGTTTTACCCACGCGGTCGGAACCAGAGTCAACTACGCGAAAGTGCTGGAAGCAGGAAAACCCACACTGGCCGATTCCGAAGAAAATGTTGCCAAGATGCGGGCTGGACTGGATCGGGGACTGGCCAATGGCATTTCTTTTTATGCATCACTGTCCCCTGGATCCTACTTGAGAAATCGAGAAACCTTGCAGCGTGTGAACCGGGATGGAACCACGCATTCTTCACGCGAAGACATCTGCCCGCTGATTCCTGAGATTAAAGAGTTCACCTATAATGTGGGGGCTTCATTAGCAGAGACGTATCAGGACTATCCGGCATTAGATTCTGCTCTGCTGCACACTGAGGTTCGTGGTCATTCACGCCCCTGTTTTCATCAACATGACCGCGCAGCCTTTAAGAAATTTGCCGGCATTGATATTCCTGCAGAAGCCGGGCCTCCCCGAGGAGTCGACTACAAAAAACTGAAAGCTTTTCCTGCTGATCGCGTCGTGCCTGATGATGATCCGCTCTATGTCTATTACAAGTGGCACTGGAAAACCGGTGATGGCTGGAATGACTTGAACAACGATCTGGAACGGGGCCTGAATTCAACCGCTAAAAAATTCTGGACCTGGTATGACCCGGCGATGCGAGTTGCCAGTGTGTTTGGTTCCGGGGGTAATGTGGATGTGCTTTCCCACTGGACTTACAGTTATCCCGATCCGATTCGTATCAATGTCGTTGGTGACGAATTGTTTGCCATGGCCCGTGGATCTCAAAAACATCAGGATGTGATGAATATGACGCAGATCATATGGTATCGTTCGCAGACCGCGCCGATAGCGAAGAAACCGGGTGACGCGCCGGAAAATCTGGCGCACTGGGAGGTGGAGCAACCAGATGCGGCTTTCATCACCATTTCGCCGATGCATTTGCGGGAAGCGTTCTGGGCTAAAATGTCACGACCCATCAAGGGGATCATGTATCATGGCTGGCAATCGCTGGTGCCAACTGATGGGGCCGGTGGTTATCGCTATACCAATCCGCAAACTCAGCACGAATTGACGCGACTGATTCACGAAGTCGTTCAGCCTCTGGGTCCGGCCTTAAAAACAATGCCTGCTGCAAAGAATGATATTGCCTTCTATGAAAGTTTTGCCTCACAAGTGTTTGCCAGACGCGGGACTTATGGCTGGAATGGTTACTGGTTGGGTGACGCGCATCAGATGCTGCAGTGGGCGGGCTTACAAACGGATGTTGTGTTTGATGAAACGATCAATCAGACAGGGCTGGATCAGTACAAGGTACTGGTGATGATGGATTGTGATGTACTGACCGAATCGATCCTGCAGGCGATTAAAGACTTCCAGAAGCGGGGTGGAATTGTGATTGCCGATGAGCGGGTGTCGCCCGCTGTCAAACCCGATATTCGGATTTCATCCTACACGCGGACCGGCAAAGCAGATCTTGATAAACAGGAGTTACAGAAGAAGGCCGTCGAACTGCGACAGGCACTTGCTGGTAAATACACACGCGATGTGGATTCTTCTAATCCGAACGTGGTTCCTTATTGTCGCAGTGCTTCGCATGCCGACTACATTTTTGTAGTGAATGACAATCGCGAATTCGGCAATTATGTTGGTCATCATGGTCGCGTGATGGAAAACGGTCTCCCTGTAGAAGCGACTTTGTCGGTGAATCGCAAAGCTGGCTATTTTTATGATCTGGTTCAACATCAGCAGGTCAAGACGAAGTCTTCTAATCAGCAGCAGACAGCAAATGTGAAGTTGGGCCCCGGTGCAGGCGGGATTTATCTGCGCACGGATCAGCCCATTGATCAGGTGGCTGTTCAAGTTCCGGCGAAACTGAAACGGGGAGAAACAGCCACGGTTTCGATCAAGGTTCTTGATGAGCAGGGGGCTCCGGTTTCAGCTGTCATTCCTGTGGAAGTATCGATTGAAGATGCGGAAGGACGCATGGCGGAAATGTCCGGTTATCGTGCTCTCCAGGATGGCGAGCAAAGTTTTCAGGTCCAGATTGCTCCGAATGATAAAGCCGGAATCTGGACAGTGAAGGTGAAAGAACTGGCTTCAGGAAAAAGTACTACTGCCTTCTTTCGAGTCGCAGATGATAACAGCGCGGTGAAACCGCATGGCCAGAATATTAAGGGTTTTAATCCCGAACAGCCCGCCGGTTAG